From a region of the Drosophila ananassae strain 14024-0371.13 chromosome XL, ASM1763931v2, whole genome shotgun sequence genome:
- the LOC6502273 gene encoding zinc finger protein hangover isoform X1, with the protein MCDAIAAVATTTTTTTTNPVGSDAATTIPGTSSATTTVVAVGGGGGGGGGTVAPSLAPPPAPPPAITTSPMATTTALAATTTTTSSSTTSTTSSSSSSSSLKIEKRQNCCRLCIAPSSECISIMNSYAADKEPLSTKIHNCVNIKITPQDRLSLQICHACISYLNSWQSFKNRSLISQTKQRQWLEANNSSSHKSKLLNYLDLNSAENGSASDHHSHHPHHNQSQQHQQQQQRQDNEDETDNASMPGAAATAAAILDGIPSLKKRKSLTVYPLPAVPIKDEPIDTDDDYQMKSIDESDDMVDPTMFLERSEHEGDMPLMTSDYDYTAQHGVNAASAAASLPANAVANVAAAGDSKVASCRACSLQFSTRANARRHERNLHPNLFQLSTDSPHNTPITKPTPALAAALEIQRAAAEAATAEANRAAGAAGGNISTQKYRQVVMNAFIKCEGGGYDYDNPEQYRAHLTRDKVEFIEQNEEFLEQYQTMTCRCCNKYFSTYKNFMAHVRKKYPLLPRNLCFNCLKMNDSKALFISHLKKRNCINLYRVLHGIREKANAVVVSKDGVETGDGRIMTHMDAGSSPNVTADIIGSAGGSERPEKLRAKELLVNKLYECKLCPKGFRTKHEFRTHVYDKHADVQRKDSNSIQCNFCGLDFADPVDRRRHYNNMDCIVRLRCMTCDAKLETHQRFLEHVYQDHLGGVGGGTGTGGASSDNASTTGNSMEHSPGKRSLLSALGIGVGSSADESRSSSVALGPLTSTPKPAGGTASGIPSGSRDAASSGGNGSAPKSQYFSRMPQVCPICGQQYNNYNNVLRHMESKHPNKLPETYKCVRCGLGYPRISYLREHMINVHGVDKNRHSGGFEYIVNADAVKLADGSTPNVYTGRYDYVMKDLMSITNGGTLDDDDEEPAGVAKKMRLDDSSNNSSLAGVGVSSQQQQQQKECPICNAVFSNNIGLSNHMRSHYTASNSVNAALTAANRMTPKSLTITATPADTTMELLGGATASSVPAAGGGGAAGVPPAMANQTPQEQAVFRRSLDQAADRRFRRMRCRICQRRFSSKKSYRYHMLTDHQVQNVQFIKCKLCNAEFAYEKGLKVHLFKVHGRAIKDEMIVKQFECEVCSIVYSSEMELQQHKRSVHKMSSSSASAAAASGGGASSKMEDDSIVLEDSTLKPTAGDLTDTSVNVSGAGGLTTPLYWYQCKYCPSNFNTNKKLAIHINSHDEFDSNDYSCKDCGNVYSGRKSLWVHRYKKHPQVPDPAECSLCRKIFFDRQMLDNHTPTCNRKPITSTGAHQQQQQQQQQQQQLQEALHQQQMALQKQVGLHSGVFRHKTGDDDDEEDDDDQLPKLADGGGGGGESGAAAPPPAPAPAPASTTAAATMKIRIPEVACTICGARFTDQEMFTKHIQKHEQELYVDNPLAAMFDDGPPDAGQFQVELEKQNENGEYACDLCAKTFPQVIALKVHRKWHFRGDSKQNPIDGEATHLTNNNHTTSNNNNSSNNNNNNNSMSHLRELHAVGLIPNNQQHQSQEQQSQHPHPQQAGKSMKRKRELKCEYCPSTFISNNNLRRHMYELHKHEVSNLPEPPVIVVDDHLSCRRCNLKFETKELWIDHKLADAKVVRPFCPFQWGCDLCGEYLSRKEKLMNHINNHLKEEVIVPVATKEAAERAAAAVKAQEAEAATATAESTVKTEEEEAAAAAAAVLVKHKVEGKSEVKTQPDSDDLDEEDSSGEEETSGTGDDEEDDDDEEDDSEEDVEDEEDEEGDGGEGEDEEGVPPQQPPKMNLAQDDDLVEEVLSSDDDVESDDVDEMEEDDDEDVEDDEEEEEDDVEDPQPVVMNGKAKMQPLIVATSDEEDEDEEEDGMLPIDEIIEEEFDEDAADPEPEDDIVEEDDEEEGEEEEEVIEEVELDDDMDEVGNERRNSSSASESANTTTIANTTTTATSQSHSTGERHKKPEVPGFTCDLCQLCFDSQELLQSHIKSHFLNGPKLARAKVVAAAGGGGAAAAAAAAAAAAASLATEPDSKMTGSSTSSSSKSSKPAAATNAATVILHLT; encoded by the exons ATGTGCGACGCTATCGCAgcagtggcaacaacaacaacaacaacaaccacaaatCCTGTGGGAAGTGATGCTGCAACAACGATTCCAGGAACTTCATCAGCGACGACGACGGTAGTGGCAgtaggtggaggaggaggaggaggaggaggaacagTGGCACCATCActagcaccaccaccagcaccaccaccagctaTAACCACATCGCCCATGGCGACTACAACAGCGCTGGCGGCCACAACCACAACCACATCGTCATCAACGACATCAACgacatcgtcgtcgtcgtcgtcgtcgtcgctgAAGATCGAGAAGCGACAAAACTGCTGCCGCCTGTGCATCGCCCCCTCCTCGGAGTGCATCTCGATCATGAACAGCTATGCGGCGGACAAGGAGCCGCTGTCCACCAAGATCCACAACTGCGTCAACATCAAG ATCACGCCCCAGGATCGGCTGTCCTTGCAGATATGCCATGCCTGCATCAGCTACCTCAACTCGTGGCAGAGCTTCAAGAATCGCTCCCTCATCTCCCAGACCAAGCAGCGCCAATGGCTCGAGGcgaacaacagcagcagccataAGAGCAAGCTCCTCAACTATCTGGACCTGAACAGTGCCGAGAACGGCTCTGCCTCCGATCATCATTCGCATCATCCGCACCACAACCAGAgccagcagcatcagcagcagcagcagcgacaggatAATGAGGACGAAACGGACAATGCATCGATGCCAGGAGCGGCAGCCACAGCGGCTGCCATTCTGGACGGCATTCCATCGCTGAAGAAACGAAAATCTCTAACAGTCTAT CCACTGCCAGCGGTGCCCATCAAGGATGAGCCCATCGACACGGATGACGACTACCAGATGAAGTCGATTGACGAGTCCGACGACATGGTCGATCCCACAATGTTCCTAGAGCGCTCCGAGCACGAGGGCGACATGCCGTTGATG ACCTCCGACTACGACTACACGGCTCAGCATGGCGTAAATGCCGCCTCGGCAGCCGCCTCCCTGCCGGCCAATGCCGTCGCCAATGTGGCAGCTGCCGGCGACTCCAAGGTGGCCAGCTGCCGGGCCTGCAGCCTCCAGTTCTCGACGCGCGCCAATGCCCGTCGCCACGAACGCAACCTGCACCCGAATCTGTTCCAGCTCTCCACCGACTCGCCCCACAACACGCCCATTACCAAGCCGACGCCCGCTTTGGCCGCCGCCTTGGAGATCCAGCGGGCAGCGGCGGAGGCAGCCACTGCAGAGGCCAACAGGGCAGCCGGAGCGGCGGGCGGGAATATATCCACCCAGAAGTACCGGCAGGTTGTGATGAACGCGTTCATAAAGTGCGAGGGCGGTGGCTACGACTACGACAACCCGGAACAGTACCGGGCGCACCTCACCCGCGACAAGGTGGAGTTCATCGAGCAGAACGAGGAGTTCCTGGAGCAGTACCAGACGATGACGTGCCGGTGCTGCAACAAGTACTTCAGCACCTACAAGAACTTCATGGCCCACGTCCGCAAGAAGTACCCGCTGCTGCCCCGCAACCTCTGCTTCAACTGCCTCAAGATGAACGACTCCAAGGCCCTGTTCATCTCCCACTTGAAGAAGCGCAACTGCATCAACCTGTACCGGGTGCTGCACGGCATCAGGGAGAAGGCCAACGCCGTAGTGGTGTCCAAGGACGGTGTAGAGACTGGCGATGGTAGAATTATGACCCACATGGATGCCGGCTCCAGTCCGAATGTCACGGCGGACATCATCGGCAGTGCGGGCGGATCGGAGCGGCCGGAGAAGCTGCGGGCCAAGGAGCTGCTGGTGAACAAGCTGTACGAGTGCAAGCTCTGCCCGAAGGGCTTCCGCACCAAGCACGAGTTCCGGACGCACGTCTACGACAAGCATGCGGATGTCCAGCGGAAGGACAGCAACTCGATCCAGTGCAACTTCTGTGGCCTGGACTTTGCCGATCCGGTCGACAGGCGGCGGCACTACAACAACATGGACTGCATCGTCCGGCTGCGCTGCATGACGTGCGACGCCAAGCTGGAGACGCACCAGCGCTTCCTCGAGCACGTCTACCAGGACCACTTGGGCGGCGTGGGCGGCGGCACTGGCACCGGTGGCGCCAGCAGCGACAACGCCTCCACCACCGGCAACAGCATGGAGCACTCGCCGGGCAAGCGCAGTCTCCTGAGTGCCCTCGGCATCGGTGTCGGCTCCTCGGCGGACGAATCGCGCAGCAGCAGTGTGGCCCTCGGCCCCCTGACCTCCACACCCAAGCCGGCCGGCGGCACTGCGTCCGGCATCCCTTCGGGCAGTCGAGATGCCGCTAGCAGTGGCGGCAATGGATCAGCTCCCAAGTCCCAGTACTTCTCCCGCATGCCGCAGGTCTGTCCCATTTGCGGCCAGCAgtacaacaactacaacaacgtGCTCCGGCACATGGAATCGAAGCATCCGAACAAGCTGCCCGAGACGTACAAGTGTGTGCGGTGTGGCCTGGGGTATCCGAGGATCTCCTACCTGCGGGAGCACATGATCAACGTGCATGGAGTCGACAAGAATCGGCACTCCGGCGGCTTCGAGTACATCGTCAATGCGGATGCAGTGAAGCTGGCGGACGGGAGCACACCGAACGTGTACACGGGTCGTTACGACTACGTGATGAAGGACCTCATGTCGATAACAAATGGTGGGACCCTCG atgacgacgacgaggagccGGCCGGCGTGGCCAAGAAGATGCGCCTGGacgacagcagcaacaacagcagcctGGCCGGCGTGGGCGTCtccagccagcagcagcagcagcagaaggagTGCCCCATCTGCAACGCCGTCTTCAGCAACAACATCGGCCTCTCCAACCACATGCGCTCCCACTATACGGCCTCCAACTCCGTGAATGCCGCCCTCACGGCCGCCAATCGGATGACTCCCAAGTCCCTGACCATAACGGCCACTCCGGCCGACACCACCATGGAGCTGCTAGGTGGCGCAACTGCCTCATCCGTTCCAGcggcaggaggaggaggagctgcgGGGGTTCCACCTGCGATGGCCAATCAGACGCCGCAGGAACAGGCCGTTTTCCGGCGCAGTCTCGACCAGGCGGCCGACCGGCGCTTCCGCAGGATGCGCTGCCGGATCTGCCAGCGGCGGTTCAGCTCGAAGAAGTCCTACCGCTACCACATGCTCACCGACCACCAGGTGCAGAACGTGCAGTTCATCAAGTGCAAGCTCTGCAACGCGGAGTTCGCCTACGAGAAGGGTCTGAAGGTGCATCTCTTCAAGGTGCACGGGCGGGCCATCAAGGACGAGATGATTGTGAAGCAGTTCGAGTGCGAGGTGTGCTCCATAGTCTACAGCTCGGAGATGGAGTTGCAGCAGCACAAGCGCAGTGTCCACAAGAtgtcctcctcctcggccTCGGCTGCAGCTGCCTCTGGAGGAGGAGCCTCTTCCAAAATGGAAGACGACAGCATAGTCCTGGAGGACAGCACTTTGAAGCCAACTGCCGGAGATCTGACGGACACCTCCGTGAACGTTTCAGGGGCCGGGGGCTTGACCACGCCCCTCTACTGGTACCAGTGCAAGTACTGCCCCTCCAACTTCAACACCAACAAGAAGCTGGCCATCCACATCAACTCCCACGACGAGTTCGATTCGAACGACTACTCGTGCAAGGACTGCGGGAATGTCTACAGTGGAAGGAAGAGTCTATGG GTCCATCGGTATAAGAAGCATCCACAGGTCCCTGATCCGGCCGAGTGCTCGCTTTGCCGCAAGATCTTCTTCGACCGCCAAATGCTGGACAACCACACGCCGACTTGCAACCGCAAGCCCATCACCTCCACCGGCGcccaccaacagcagcagcagcagcagcagcaacagcaacagctgcAGGAGGCACTGCATCAGCAGCAGATGGCCCTCCAGAAGCAGGTGGGCCTGCACTCTGGAGTGTTCCGGCACAAGACCGGCGACGATgacgacgaggaggacgaTGATGATCAGCTCCCGAAGCTGGCCGATGGAGGAGGTGGTGGGGGTGAGAGTGGAgcagctgctcctcctcctgctcccgctccaGCTCCGGCCAGCACGACGGCAGCTGCTACGATGAAGATACGCATTCCAGAGGTGGCGTGCACCATTTGTGGGGCCCGCTTCACCGACCAGGAGATGTTCACCAAGCACATCCAGAAGCACGAACAGGAACTGTACGTGGACAATCCCCTGGCGGCGATGTTCGACGATGGGCCGCCAGATGCCGGCCAGTTTCAGGTGGAGCTGGAGAAGCAGAACGAGAACGGGGAATATGCGTGCGATCTGTGCGCAAAGACGTTCCCCCAGGTCATAGCACTCAAGGTGCACCGCAAGTGGCATTTCAGAGGTGATAGCAAGCAG AATCCCATCGACGGCGAAGCGACACATTTgaccaacaacaaccacaccaccagcaacaacaacaacagcagcaacaacaacaacaacaacaacagcatgTCGCACCTCCGGGAACTTCATGCTGTGGGTCTGATTCCAAACAACCAACAGCATCAGAGCCAGGAGCAGCAATCCcagcatccgcatccgcagcAGGCGGGCAAGTCGATGAAGCGGAAGCGTGAACTGAAGTGCGAATACTGCCCCTCGACCTtcatcagcaacaacaacctGCGCCGGCACATGTACGAGCTGCACAAGCACGAGGTGAGCAACCTGCCAGAGCCGCCGGTCATCGTCGTGGACGATCATCTCTCCTGCCGCCGTTGCAATCTCAAGTTCGAGACGAAGGAGCTGTGGATCGATCACAAGCTGGCGGACGCCAAGGTGGTGCGACCGTTCTGCCCCTTCCAGTGGGGCTGTGATCTGTGCGGCGAGTATCTATCCCGCAAGGAGAAGCTCATGAATCACATCAACAATCATCTCAAGGAGGAGGTGATTGTGCCGGTGGCCACCAAGGAGGCGGCGGAGAGGGCGGCGGCAGCGGTGAAGGCGCAGGAGGCggaggcagcaacagcaacggcagaatCCACCGTCaagacggaggaggaggaggcggcagcggcagcggcggcggttTTGGTCAAGCACAAGGTGGAGGGCAAGTCGGAGGTGAAGACTCAGCCGGACAgcgatgatctggatgaggaggatAGCTCCGGCGAGGAGGAGACCTCTGGCACgggcgacgacgaggaggacgacgatgaTGAGGAGGATGACTCGGAGGAGGATGTGGAAGAtgaggaggacgaggagggCGACGGCGGCGAGGGCGAGGACGAAGAAGGCGTCCCCCCGCAACAGCCGCCGAAAATGAACCTCGCCCAGGACGATGACCTGGTGGAGGAGGTCCTCAGCTCCGACGACGATGTGGAGAGCGACGACGTCGACGAAATGGAAGAGGATGACGACGAAGACGTCGAGGacgatgaggaggaggaggaggatgacGTGGAAGATCCCCAGCCGGTGGTGATGAACGGAAAGGCGAAAATGCAACCACTCATTGTGGCCACTTCGgacgaggaggacgaggacgaggaggaggatggCATGTTGCCCATCGATGAAATTATCGAGGAGGAGTTTGACGAGGACGCGGCCGACCCAGAGCCCGAGGACGACATTGTCGAGGAGGATGATGAGGAGgagggggaggaggaggaagaggtAATCGAAGAGGTGGAACTCGACGACGACATGGACGAGGTGGGCAACGAGAGGCGCAACTCGTCGTCGGCTAGTGAGTCGGCGAACACCACCACCATTgccaacaccaccaccacggCCACGTCGCAATCACATTCCACGGGTGAGCGGCACAAAAAGCCGGAGGTGCCAGGCTTTACCTGTGATCTATGTCAACTTTGTTTCGATTCTCAGGAGCTACTCCAGAGCCACATCAAAAGCCATTTTCTGAATGGTCCAAAGCTGGCAAGAGCCAAGGTGGTAGCAGCagccggaggaggaggagcagcagcagcagcagcagcagcagcagcagcagcagcatcctTGGCAACGGAACCAGACTCAAAGATGACGGGGAGCAGTACCAGTAGCTCCAGTAAGAGTAGTAAGCCAGCAGCTGCCACCAATGCTGCCACTGTTATCCTCCATCTCACTTGA